One Nicotiana tomentosiformis chromosome 1, ASM39032v3, whole genome shotgun sequence genomic window, ACTTCTTATTTTGCTTATTTCTTCATGGTATTCTTCAagcatagttcttttgttatccAGCTTGTTTTGGCCTATTTGGTTTCTGCTGTTACCCTCCTGCAAAGTGCTGATACAATGCTTTTAGTTTGTGATTGTAAAAGTTGATCCTGGAGCAGCTCGGGGGTGTTCTAATGAGTCACTAAAGTTTCATATACTTGATTAGGTCTAACCTCTGCAATTTAAGCTCCCCAACAACTAGACTAGTTTTAATGATGTAATGATTTGCAAGTATTAGTTTGGATTTGAATAGCATCTTAAATTGCCAGAGGGATAACATTACACAAGTTATGAAAGTTGGTACGTGCTCCGGTGGAGAAGTTCCATATGTTAGTCCATAAATAGGAGCCGTAAGGTGTTAAAGACAATATAGCCCCAGGACTTTAAGTGAGAAGCGAATGCATGGTGCGTAAATATTGCGTCACGTAACTTCTATCTGTTGAAAATGTGTTAAAAAGATAGGAAAtaagtttttttttccttttctaaaAGCATGAAGCTGACATTCTAGCTCAGTATATTACTACAGTATAACAGGTGACAAAAGTTGGTGCCAAGTCTTTAGGAGCAAGATAGAATAACTGATGAGTAGAGTGAATACAAAGATGGACTCTTTGGCTTTCCACAGCCATTTGAGTCAAGCAAATAAAGTTGGGCAAAACTATTTGAAATTGAAGTTGGAAAATAAATTATTGGACATACAAGTCCAGAGCACAACTTCAACTGTTTCTTTTTTGAAACTGGCCAAGCTCAAAGAGAGTGCTTGTGAGTTACAAGATCTAAGACCCCccatagaaaaagaaaaagaagagattGTGACTGTACAAAAAAGAAAATCTACTCCTGCAGAGAGTTTATGAACTCTAACATGCTGTCTTCATCTTGAGTGTTGCGCCAAAAAGCCAAAAACCACAAAAAATTAATGATTTGAGTTGTCTTTTTAGAAGGTACTTCTTGTACAAAAGTGCGACATTGAACTTCCATATACTTGCATAAAAAAGAAGGATGATTAGGAAACACTATCAGCTATTAACAGTAAAGAAGGATGATTAGGATTTGACTCCTGGTTTCATTGTCTCGTGTATATGCTATTTGGCTTCTTTATGTTGAACAGGTGATGATTTTCTAATACCACTTAAGTGGTGATGCTAAAGTGCTGAATGGACATGCATTTTAACCGTGTGATTATGCATTTTGTTGCATATGTAATTTGTTAAGCTGATTATGTGTTGCAATCTTTTGTGGGTGGTAGGATGTTTCTTTTTCTATGCCGCTTTGCCACTCAAAATTGGAGGAACTTAGTACAGAAGAGCTGCTTGAGCTTTCAGAGATTGAGAAACAAAATCTGGGCCAGGTAAATTTGTCATGTAGTTGAGACTCACGTGGAAAAATAAATCCAGGAGAGAAATTTGCTTACAAATCTTTGTATTAATGATGTCAGATTCTTTGACTGACTTGTCAATGACTAGTCTGATGCTTgattccacggcttgaacccgtgacctataggtcacacggagacaacttgaCCGTTGCTCCGAGGCTTCCCTTCAATTGTCCAAAGTATTGAGTATTTGTTTCATGTTATGTCTGAGTTTCCTTTGCCTTAATGAACTTAACTTTCTCAATGTGGAAATTTGGAGTAATTATAATGATGTATAAAATTACTTTACTGCTTGCTGAAGAACTGTCATGGTGTATTCAATAGTGGATTATTCAGTTTCCCCTTTTACCATGCAAAACTTTTTTATTGTTGAGGTATGTCGACTACTTCCTTTAACAGCTTAAACTGCCAGTGACGAGACACTTTTATAGTTCACAACATTGTCCCCCCGCCCCACccaaatattttttgattttttttccttgGGCCACACACATGGAAATATTTCATTTATAGGTGATGGTAGGCTGAACTAAGGACCTTTGCTTGCTTAATATGTTTTAGTGTGTGAATAACCTggtttaaaagcttaagttgtagAGGGGACATCCTTATTTATTTGTTggtttataataattttttttccaaCTGGTGAGTTTAATGTTTTATGCAGACTAGGCGGCGGGGTGCAATGTCTGATGTGGATAATAGGCCCCAATCTCTGCTGGCATTCACTGGAAATAAGAATGTTCATTCTTTATATGATTTTCTACTGAACTATAGGTAAGCTCATAGTTAATAAAATAGTTTAGTTGACTTCATTCCATATCCTCCCTTCCATCATATTATGCCACAGTTTTGATATTCAATTGCATATGATCTTCTCTAAACTATATAGCATTTTGTCAAATTTTCAGATATTTCTTAACTTCTCTAACTGGTGTGGACGTCCCTGTGTTGTATTCACCTATCCCATTTGAGAATGCCGCATTCACTGCCCCTGAGGTTGGTTTAAGACTTATGCATAATCTTGTTTCTTCAATTTGATTGTCCGAATAGTTGGGTTCAAGCCATGACCTTTGGGGTCGTTCTTATGGAGATGAGATAGTACACGACTATAAGacgagtgtagtatgagtagtaAGCAAATACATGGATTGTAACCGGATATACATTTGCAGTTGTGTGTTTGCTTGATTGTGATGAAGACTTTAACTGAGGGCTCAATATAACACTGTTCTGGGTTTGCCCTTCAATGAACATTTTCTTCCTCCCAATCTTCACCCAAGATTGGAGTCTCTCACCTTATATCCAAAGGATAATTTCGACATTTAGGGGCTTGTGCAGTGGGATAACAATCCCAATTTGGTTAACCGATCAAAAAAGAAAGATAACAATCTCAATATgcactttttttaaaattttaattttgtaaATAGTAACTCCCATATTAACAATTTCATATTCCCTAAGATATTAAAATGAACACACGTTATCATTTGTTGTATTGTTGATAAATCTATCTTCTTTATCTTATGCTTATAGATAATGTGTAGCCACTTTATTCAACAGGAATACTGTAAACGAAATTTTTTTTATCATGCCAATGATTGTGCCTGCACTTGCCTCAGTGTGGCTTTATGCTTCATAAGCTGTCTTCCTCTGTTAGGTGTTTAAACATAAGCTATCAGATTCGTGGCACTCCCCTAAAACTAGTAATAATAAATGGGTTTGTGAAATACAAAACAAATATCTTATTTTGAACTTGGAAAAAAATAGAGCACGACATTCTATTCTAGAGTTCAGAATTTGCCCGGGGCCAATGGCAAAGggacgacgatatccattccccatttcatgaacgaccacggggataggactgaatgaagttgttctccgggctgatggatcatcggtgcaaacctttgacattttttacattttcgaacaaactccttagtgtctttttccatgctatcccagtagtatcctgctctaatgattttgtgaatcagtaattcggcgccggagtggttcccacaagtgccttcatggacctctcgtagaaTATAATCGGTGTTTCCTGGTCCTAaccatactgccaatggtccatcgaatgtccttctgtataatgttccatcttcagccaatgtgaatcgagcaactttggttcgtagggctctcgactctttagggtcctatgggagctttccgttcttcaagtattcaatatatttattcctccaatcccaggttaagcttgtagagtttatctcggcatgaccttcctcgatcacggatctcgagagttgaacgacagtccccgagatgatctcatcttcctcaacCGATGACCCTAAacttgcaagtgcatcagcctcactgttttgttctcgaggtacatgctgtaaagtccattccttgaaacggtgcaaggtTACCTGCAGCTTGttcaaatacctttgcattctatcctctcgaacttcgaaggttttgtttacttggttcaccaccaatAAAgaatcacacttggcttcaatgacttctgctcccaagcttttagctagctcgagacctgcaatcatggcctcgtactcgacctcattgttagtcaacctagaagttttgatagattgcctaatagtgctacccttgggcggcttcaaaacgatgcttagcccggaccccttcacattcgaagcaccgtctgtgaaaagggtccatacccccgatgatgtacccaagtttaacaagagttccttttcgacttcgagtacgagggttggcgtgaaatcggccacgaagtccgctaaaatttgagacttgatggccgtccgaggttgatattcgatatcgtacccactgagttcgacggcctatttggccaatcggcccgatagttcgggcttgtgtaaaatattacgaagtgggtaagtggttaatatgcatatggggtgacattgaaagtatggtcataattttctagaggcgcttatcagtgtaagtgccaatttctctaaatgtggatatctagtttgtgcttctcctaaggttcgacttacataataaacgggaaattgcgtacattgctcttctcgaactaggacaccacttaccgcgatttccgatactgccaagtacaagtaacgtttctcatctgcctttggagtgtgaagcagtggtgggctcgataggtatcacttcaattcctctaatgcttgttggcattccggggtccaggagaaatcgttcttctttttgagtagagagaaaaatctgtggcttggatccgatgacctcgaaatgaatcggcctaaggcatcTATCCAtccagttagcctctgcacggcttttacactgtccacgacggtgatgtcttcgatggccttgattttatcggggttgatctcgatcccccgattcgataccatgaagccaaggaacttgcccgaaccgaccggATATGCAGCTAAAGAAAATTTGAGGGCTACACCTGCTGACCTGTAGTATAACAGCAGCACATTTTTCTAATAGTGGAGGCTTAAAGTAAATAAGTTACTGCGCTTCATTAAGTGCCACTCCCGATGTGGGGCTTATTGTATCATATCAATTTCCAGTAAGATACACCCATGATATGTCCAGGATGCCCTATTCTGttagtttctttatttttcaatttatgtTGGATACAAGTACCGTGAGAAAAGATGCTTGCTGCAGAACAAAGCATCACTTGTCTAAGTGTTTTGACTGTGAATATAGATATCATATACTATTTTCTTTGGCTAAATAAATGGATGAACTATATCTATGCTTCTTGTAcataagatatttaattgaaggtGGCATGTCGCAGTCTGCTTGATATTTGAATGTTTGTTAAATTTGATCTGTTCGTTCATAGTTGAGACCTTAAATCTGTTTTAATCTTTGAGGCAGTTGAGTTTAACCAAAGATTTGCTGAATAAAACACGCAAAGACTTGCTCTTACTTTGTGATACATGCACACATCTACCTATGTTTTTTTTATAATAGAGAGGCTAGGCTCGAGGCACGTTCACAAAGCATTATCTGCATCTGCTGTCAGTAATGTTTTTTTATAAAAGATAATTTCTCAATATACTGAGTCTTAAGCTGATTATTACTTATTACGCTACAAAAAATAATCTCTAAATATCTTTAGTCGAGAGCTTGTTATTGCATTATCAATGTGTTCTGTCTTAAGCTGGTTATAGTGTTATCCAGAATGCAAATAGATATCACTATACCTACTTTGCAGGTCAGATGCAAGGAGGTCAGGAGAATTGATCAGGTAGCTTTTCAAGGAATGGAGTCAAATGTGCCTTGTGAGCATAATCAACAACCATCTTCTGGGATGTGCTATAGTGTTGAAATTAAGGGTCGATACCTTGCCCCATGGGTAACCTCTGCCATATGTGATACTTTCAGCTCTAACAGCACAAGTTTTGAGGCTAGGTATACCGTCTACAAAACACTGTTCGCATGGATTATCTAGAATATATTGTTGCATATAGTGTATTAAAACATGTTCTTTTACTGGTTGGAAGGGGATATTCCTTGGGGTGGTAAGATGTCCCAAGAGAGGTGAATGCTATCGGCAGATGATGCCCCTAAAGTAAGTTTGTAAGATGTTCTAAGAGAAGTGAAACGCTATCAGTAGATGATGCCCCTAAATAGGTGGAAGTGTTATGCTAAGTTGATAGACACCAAAAAAACTAAAACCGGCAAGCTCATGGTGGTTAAGTGTTGAGCTATCTCTGGATTCAGATGCCGTGCCTTTGTAAAACATTGCTTTGTAAACAAAATTGTCAGATATACATAAGAGCATCTATGATCTTAATCATCAACGTACAGCTGATTGGACCCCAGGATTAATTTGTTAAATTTTCATAGCTTACTGAAGATGCTTGCTCAAGGCTTTCATGCATGAGTCATGACCATCATCCTTCAGTGTGGCCTTACAACGTGGCATCACTAGTTTAGCTTTTAGTAAATTGTCCTTAGTTTTCCTTGTGCTAAGCAGGATTTATCACATGTTCAGTAATTGGAGTCCCCAAATTGATGATAATGTTGTCATGGGTAGGTCAAAACTATCACCAATCGATAGAACTCGAAAAACAAAACCTACCAAATAGTAGAGGGTAGTTAATATGGTTTTTTTTGCTTGTGCATATCTAAATGGAGATGGTTTGGATCTTTGTTTTTCTTAATTCTGCAAATTGTTCTGAATTAACTAAGTTGAGAGAAGTCTTGCATCAACAAGTTCTTTTTGCTTTTCCTCCTTTACTAGCTGTTCTCCATAGGAGGTTGCTGTTGGATTTGTTTTTTGGAGGGTGGGGGGGTTGAAGATCCCGAAAAGTCCTGCTTTGTATTCCTTATTAAAAAAAGTGCTTCTTTATGTTGCATATTTCCAAGAACTTCCAGACTAATATTTTACTTGGGCCGTGGATTTGGTCTAGTGTCTTCAATATAGTGCAAGTTAGAAGATACTCAGAACTGGAGGGTTATTGAGAATTCACCAACACTCATATTTTGGAACATGAAAAACCTTGAATGCCAACATTTCATACTTGGTATTTTGGTTACAAAAGATCCACCGAAAGAACTTTGAAACTTAAATGTTTCAATGTCAAAATCCTACTGGGAGAAATCCTTCAGTAATATGAAAAAACCTGCTAGTATGAAGATAGGTCTACTGTAGTGTCCAAATACTTGGACCATCCAActtttgtatttgtattctgttcagaagttttaatttatcttactaatgctgttttattttatttatttacttatgtattctttttttttcctccGTGGTATTTTTTGGCTTTGCAGTTTTATCACAGAACCTACTTCGGTTGGCTTGAATACTTGTCTCAGTGTTAGCGGGAAATGTTCTGATCCACAAGTTTCAGCAACTGAAGCGTTGGATAACGGTAGCCTCtgttttggtatcccaaataccaaATTGTGTGCCCAGATAAATTCTGCCTTTTTAAAGGGCGTGAAGTACTTTGGCAGTTCCTATACTGCTTTTCTTTCACCTGTTTGACATCCTGTGTTGTGACGTATTCTGGGTAAATTATAAGTGGCATCTGTTTTTGCTGCAATACATCTTTCCGTTTGTAAAGTTCAGTAATTGTTTGTGAGAACTTTATTTTGTCAAATTAATAGGAGGCATGGTTCAtcccttatttttattttaaactaaTCTTGCTTTATAGCTGCCTTGAAAGCTAATACAGCGCATAATTTGCAAAAGGCTGATGATTAATGCAACTACAAACTTTATGTATGCAGTTGCCATTAAAAGTTCATAGTTGTCCGTGTTGATTATGGTGATTGGGTATTGCTGAACTGCAGTGCATTGCAGTTGATGGCATTTACTATGCCGTTGTCTCTTGCAAACTTTGcttagccccccccccccccgaatttTGCTTAGTTCCTCCATCCCTTTCCCTTTTTCATTTCACTGACCCCCAACCCTGAGAGATCCAACAATCATTAGGACTGAATAGCCCTTCCATTTCCTTTGTTTTTGCTCACCTAGTAGATTGAGGGGTGGACAAGTGTACAAAGAAAGGATGTAGTATCTTTTATTTGAATAAGTTCCTGAATCATGTGTCCGTATTGTACATTTTCCTCATTCTATTTTATGAGTTTGCGAGTTATAAGCTTGTAATGCCTGGTTCGAACCAATCTTTAGTTGTTCCATGCGCAATGAAAGTAAGATTTTTCTTATTGTCATGTAACTAATTGTAGCTGCTGCActatatttttctaaaaatctAGTTTAATGTGATTTTGGTTTGAAGCCATTCACTGGAAGTGTTTTCCTTCCTTTATTGCTCTTAATTATGCGGAAATTTAAAACATGAATATTCTCATGTAATTATCAACTGAGTATCAATTAACGAAAGAAATTTAGAAGTCTGCATTCGTGATTTTTCTTTTCTGGCATTCGTGAACTTGAATGTTCAGAAATTGTGAAGCATTCTTTCGGATTAACGCTGCAACTTGTACATATACGTTAATGATTTTGGGTTTGCCAGTCTCTATCCTAGACTATATCTAAGTTGTTGTGTCTGAGCCGTTCATAGCCAATAGTATCACAGCGACAGCAACTTCGGAATGTCTTTTGCATTGGATCAAAGGGAGTAATATCTAAGTTGTTGTGTCTGAGCCGTTCATAGCCAATAGTATCACAGCGACAGCAACTTCGGAATGTCTTTTGCATTGGATCAAAGGGACTATATTACTCCCTTTGATCCCTATTTACTAGTCACTTCAACATTTTGAAGGTTTCTTTTGGTTTTACTCCTAGTGGACTAATAAGGATTTCACTTGACCCCTCCCCCTCCCAATTGGTGGCTAAAAAAGGTAACAAACGAATAACTCTCAAATGGGCTTCCCAAATTGAAAGTTGTACTTCTCTCCCTTCCAGAATTATCCACAATTTCAGTAACAGGATTACCTGTTCAGGTTTTGCAGTTACACGTTATTAAACTATCTTGGCCAATATAAGAATCTTGGCCAAGATTCTATGAAAAGAAACACGCTTCAATTAGGAAAACAAATGGAAAAATTGCACTCATATTCGAATTAATCAATCAACTATGTCCCAATCACAAAACAAAGCATTCATTTCTGATTGAGACCCTACAAAAAAAATATTCACAAATCTACAATATACAGAAGTAAACTACCTAAAGTGAAATTCCAACAGACCAGGAGATCTAAAAGCCATATGGGTAAGGAACACCTATAATTGTGCCGACTGTTTCAGCAAGATGCATTCAATTCCAACAATCAAGTGAAAAGAACTTGCACGAAGTAATCCAGTATTCAAATTAGCAGCAGCAAGGCATATACGGCGAGGGAAAATGAACATCCAAAAACAACTAATCTTGACTAAAATCGATTCTGCATTCATGCCAATGAGTACAAGAGATTCGGAAGTCGATGTGGACCAATGGGATTGGTGTTACACCTGCGTACTTGAAAGACATCTCCATTGGCCAACACTAGGTCCCTTGTCTAAAAGCATTAGCAAGCCCGCATTGTTGGCTGACAAACCAAACAAGCACCTAAACAAGCAGCATGATGATTTCAGTGCCAATTATCTAGCTCAAACTGGAACTTCTAGCAGGCAAAATTAGAAACAGATTTTGCTTTCAAAAGAGTACAATATGAGCAATAAGATAAAATAGTAGTACTAGCTTTCTAATGATCAACTCACTTGGATCGGCGAGCTTTCTTTCTCCACAAGACGAAGGATATTATCCACTGAACAGGATAAAACAGAAACTATATCAGCAATTATATAGCAGAACGCATGACACAGGAGAGCCAAAAACAAACCAAGGGGAATTAGAGGGTAGGGAGCAAAGTGTGGCAAAATTTAATAGCAAAGCGCAATATTAGCTTTTCAAACCCTTCTCCATTCCGcacagaaagaaaaagaagaaagataagCATAAACAAAGTTCAcggaaataaaaatagaatacaaaagtGTACACAGGTTAGCTATGATCTTCTGACCCAAAACATTTACTCTCCTTAGAATCAGTAAAACACAATGCTCATCCAAAATAACCAGTGAGACGAGCTGCGAGTCAAACATACAAGTCGACATGGATCAAACAAGTAGGTTCGATAAAAGAGCTGCCTGTCATAAAGCATCTATCTCAGTGATCTCAAATTGAGATCAAATGTAATCTCGACGGCAGATTTCATAGAGGACTCCTAACAAGTTGCTGGATCGAAGTAGTACATTATACATCTGCCCCCCCAGCAGCGGAGGGGGTAAGTAGTTCCGCTCAAAATTTGTGTTCGCACTGAGCTCTTCTTGGATAGGCTCAATATCTTACTTAAACATAAGCTCTAGAGGTTGATCTCCGttccaaaaagttaaaaagttTATCCAAATAAATAAACCAAAGGGTTCTTAAATAGACCAACTATGAGTCTCACTAATTCTAACCAACCAAATAAAGCCAAAATATATCCCACCAGCTCATGCCAAATGGAAGTAATGCAAGGAATATTATCAACCCAACTCTAGATTTTCCCACAGTTCATGCTCAGCAGAAAAATATTTATCTCATCATTCTATTTCTTGGAAAACTGTCACTGTGAGTTTGCTCACATTTTCGGCCCCAAGACTAGATAAAGGAGGAGAGTTACGGTAGGTTGAAGCCAGgggcggatctaggatttttaTAATATGGGTGCACCactaaaaaaaggagaaaaaaggaaATATTAAGTGGGATTTGATCCTTGGTCCTCTAGGTAAATAACTCAACATTCAACCAAGTGCACCATTTAGCCTCTTTGGAGCATGGGTGCCAGCAGATAATATTAGAACAATTCTAAAACATATGTACAAAAAATACCTACTTTGACGGAAAGACcatgggttcacgtgccccatGTATTTGCCTATAAATCCGCCCCTGGTTGAAGCCGACGTTAAACTAATCTATTTATGATGAACCCTCACAATATTGAATACGGCCTAAAGGGAGTGACATCAATAGTAACCATTCGGATAGTCGACTCTAACTAGCTTGGGTTGGGATTGAGGCATAGTGGTTATATTCTATGTTCAGAAAGGCTCATCCTATTACACACATAAACTGCAGAATAGGTGAATAACCAAATTTTGTGAGAGTTTGCACTCTTCCGAAGCCTCACCCAGTAGGAAACAACCAAATGGCAAGACACAGAGAATAGTCAGAGCATCAGTAAACCGAAAAAGATAACTGTCCTTGATTGAAGTACAGGAGTGAACATTCGCTAAAATATGCCAAAAACAAAGTATTCCCTCCATCCCATTTATGTGAAGGTGTTTCACGGAATATAAAGTTTAAGAAATAAAGGGACTTTTGACCatggataggaaggtgtggaggttgagaatTAGGGTAGAGGGTTAGGTAGTGGAGCTTTGTCTTTGTTTTGTTACAGTAGCTTTTGTACACCACTTAGTGTCTTTATGTATTTTCGCCTTTTTGGACTTTTGTTATTACTTGTGGTTGCCTTCGCTTCGGTTTTAACTGTACTAGCTAGTGATAGTTGTGTGTTTTCGCCTGTTTTTCCGATTGGTTTGCTTGTCATTGATCCTTCCCTTAATCTTCTctaagccgagggtctaccggaaacaacCTCCTTGCCTTttaaaggtaggggtaaggtctgcgtacacactaccctccccagaccccacttgtgggaatacactggatttgttgttgttggaCTTTTGACACAAGCTAATTAAACGCAAAGTATCAAAAATTGTCCTTACGATATAATTAAATGAGTTGTGAGAATTCCATGTCTTTTCATTTTCTCTATCCTAGTAACAGAATGATCTTTTATATAAGTAGGTCCAAACAAGTCatgtcattaagggtaaaattagAATGCTAACTTTTAATAGTTTCAATACAGAGAAAGCTATCATTCTTTTTTGAAAAGACTACAATAAAAGTGTCGCGTAAAATGAAACATACGGAGTatgataaataacaatttatcgaTTGGTATTCCTAGCCTGGTAGCCCATGTCATAATAATAAGTAAATTAGGCTATTATACATTAAAAATGCTTAACATCATATACAGGGACAATATTTtggcatttctttttctttttttatcatGTAAGAAATAGCAAACAAAATTGGTAAAACTGAGATGAAGTGAGGTGAGAAGACTTATGGTAAAAATATCTGTTAACATGGGACTGTAACCTAAATAGCTGAGATGTAGTGGTTCAAAGCAATGGAAACTAAGGAAGATAAAAAAGAAGAGGTAACGTCTGGCAAACTGGCTCAGCATACAGGAAAATGGAGATCCCGAACATTTCTAGGAACCTAATCAGTATCCTTCCTATTTAGACCATGATAGGAAATCATCATTACTGATATCATATGCATCAAACATATGCCACCTTAATAATAATAACATCTTCCACACGTATAACAATTTATGAGCTTCCAAATATAATAGTTCGAATTGAAATTGTTGATGTAATCAGTGAAATGGCCTCCTTTCCTTTTTTTAATAACAGAGAAATCCCGAGCGCCAGTGACGCACGAACTCGATGGATAATGGGCCTGCTTCTCTACCCTTCACTTAGATACCAGACTTTTGTCTACAGAAGTGTTCGAACACGTGATGCACACATAACCCACACATCACACACTGCATTCTTACCATTAGAGTAAAGCCTTTGGGGCAATGATATGGCCTCCTTTCAGCTTAACATAAGATATTACAGTTTTATTCCAGAAaatgatcaggaaaagacttttcAAAGTATCATGATACAACAGTTGCTCCTACTGTGCTTGCAATCATCTAGAATAGTGCTTTTAAGTTTTAACATAGGACACATATCATATGCAACACATACTTTGATATGTGAAAATGAATTTATTGAGCACAAAAAATGAATAATCACAAGTAACATGGTACCTTGAATATTGAAATGAATGAAAAGCTTGTGACTACAGATGTCTTCCTCACAGGCGTCCTCCTTGCTGGAGACATTTCTTTGCACAACTGCTGAGCAATTTCTTTAAGCAATATCAGCTGTGCTTTATCAGTCCGCATAGAAACGATAGCCTGCCTCATTGATTCCCGATCAGCCTCGAGGGCCTGCAGCCTAAGGTACAGCTTCGTGACCTCAGGATCTCCAAAATCAGTATGATTCAGCGAATTTCTTGGGGTATGCCCATCACCTATTCCTGCAGAAGCCTTGGGCTCTGAGGTACCATTATATCCAGAACCCTGATGTATAGAGTCAATTGTATACACTCTGTCGTTCATTTCACCTCCAACTTCAGATGACTCGTCCACCTTCCTAAAGTTCGCATACTCCTCTGTTTGCGAATTTTCTGCTTTTCTAACACTTCCACCGAACTTCGGAGAACTTGAGATAAAATCAGAGCTTATTTCTTTATTTGTTACAGGAGGGAATTGAGCGACTATTGCTTTTTCAAGGACATCGTTATTAAATACTTCCCCATCAGTCTGACTACTTGGCATCAATTCTAACTGATTGATCCTCTGATCCAAATCTCGCAATTGATCACATGATCGTGGGGTCTCTCCGAATGCATATTTCTCAACGTCCACAACCTCATTATCCACCTCTGTGTACACTTGGTTCTCATTAATAGTGCATTTCAAGGGAGGGTAATCATACAAAGAAATTTCAAAACGCTCATCGATGCCCTCACTGACACTATCATTTCGGCCATAACGAACCTTCTCTTTCTCAC contains:
- the LOC104112225 gene encoding myosin-binding protein 7-like isoform X1, with the protein product MDSENATPSTSEVKCCECECNCSITNGSFSGTWIRTVKRKLDEYDEIEKKFVIPGLILPQTARIEMENECVALREMVGSQQETIQELSVELEEERNAASSAANEAMSMILRLQREKAESQMEFRQFKMFTEEKMAHNQQEIMALEDLLYKREETIQSLTCEVQMYKHRMLSYGLLESEVEDDGEKEKVRYGRNDSVSEGIDERFEISLYDYPPLKCTINENQVYTEVDNEVVDVEKYAFGETPRSCDQLRDLDQRINQLELMPSSQTDGEVFNNDVLEKAIVAQFPPVTNKEISSDFISSSPKFGGSVRKAENSQTEEYANFRKVDESSEVGGEMNDRVYTIDSIHQGSGYNGTSEPKASAGIGDGHTPRNSLNHTDFGDPEVTKLYLRLQALEADRESMRQAIVSMRTDKAQLILLKEIAQQLCKEMSPARRTPVRKTSVVTSFSFISIFKWIISFVLWRKKARRSKCLFGLSANNAGLLMLLDKGPSVGQWRCLSSTQV
- the LOC104112225 gene encoding myosin-binding protein 7-like isoform X2, translated to MDSENATPSTSEVKCCECECNCSITNGSFSGTWIRTVKRKLDEYDEIEKKFVIPGLILPQTARIEMENECVALREMVGSQQETIQELSVELEEERNAASSAANEAMSMILRLQREKAESQMEFRQFKMFTEEKMAHNQQEIMALEDLLYKREETIQSLTCEVQMYKHRMLSYGLLESEVEDDGEKEKVRYGRNDSVSEGIDERFEISLYDYPPLKCTINENQVYTEVDNEVVDVEKYAFGETPRSCDQLRDLDQRINQLELMPSSQTDGEVFNNDVLEKAIVAQFPPVTNKEISSDFISSSPKFGGSVRKAENSQTEEYANFRKVDESSEVGGEMNDRVYTIDSIHQGSGYNGTSEPKASAGIGDGHTPRNSLNHTDFGDPEVTKLYLRLQALEADRESMRQAIVSMRTDKAQLILLKEIAQQLCKEMSPARRTPVRKTSVVTSFSFISIFKWIISFVLWRKKARRSNQQCGLANAFRQGT